Below is a window of Pirellulales bacterium DNA.
ACGCGGAAGGCCGGCACGTACAGGCTGTGCAGCACGTCGTTCGAGGTCATCACCAGCCGTACCGGGCGCCCCGCCGGCACGTGCAGGTCTTTATCGGAAAAACCGTTGGGGTAGGTGAACTCCCAACTCCACTGCCGGGCCATGACGCTGATGTCGTAGCTGTCGCTGGGCGGCGTCCGCAGGTCGAGGTACCCCGCAAAGCCCCAGTAGAAGATGAAAATCAACAGCACGCCGGGCACCACGCTCCAGGTCACTTCGAGCGCCGTGCTGTGTGCGGGCGAGTCGGCCGGTTCGACACCCGGCTGACGCCGATACGCGATCATGAACAGCACCATCAAGGCGATGATGATCACGAAAAAGATCAGACTGAGCGTGAGGATGAAGTAGAAGACCCAGTCGACCTCGGCGGCGACCGTCGATTTCTGCTCGGGAAACAGGAAACTCGAGCCGGTGAGCTGTGCCCAAAGTGTCGATGGAGCCCAGTGAGGCGATTGGGCCCACAGGGGCGACAAGCCACACGCGGCGATCTTCGTGGACGCGAGAAGGGGAGTCATATCGAGCTCTGGTCTTGTGTCGCCCGCAGGCGTTCAGTGGACAGGGGTGTTCAAGTGGTCTGTGGCGAGGGGCTCGCCGCATCCGGCGCCGTCAGGGAAATGCTCAGCGGAACGGCCGCGACGA
It encodes the following:
- the coxB gene encoding cytochrome c oxidase subunit II encodes the protein MTPLLASTKIAACGLSPLWAQSPHWAPSTLWAQLTGSSFLFPEQKSTVAAEVDWVFYFILTLSLIFFVIIIALMVLFMIAYRRQPGVEPADSPAHSTALEVTWSVVPGVLLIFIFYWGFAGYLDLRTPPSDSYDISVMARQWSWEFTYPNGFSDKDLHVPAGRPVRLVMTSNDVLHSLYVPAFRVKQDVVPGRYTYMWFNAEPGEYQLFCTEYCGTDHSDMLAKVIVHPADEFPAWLEKASNVAETLPPVEAGRYYYERKGCAQCHTIDGTPRVGPSFKGVYGRQEKLADGSTVTVDENYIRESILDPQAKVVAGFKPVMSSYKGMLKDKQISVIIEFLKSLK